The following coding sequences lie in one Palaemon carinicauda isolate YSFRI2023 chromosome 7, ASM3689809v2, whole genome shotgun sequence genomic window:
- the LOC137644596 gene encoding vigilin-like: protein MLVDKEFRDVLRGPQEVTLKRLFRELNVGIYIPDNSDERNYITICGPQQNALRAERTITELIEDVEDFPRDQDIQLMSLDCYGFHLPIQGRFLLLARRGFMIEEIKNLYGVQMVLPKAHEKREIGYLCGELNQVVKALKHVQVILEEVRVDDGEVTMEGLHRVAVGKYRFDVDPEHKGLLVGPGGENLKRIERNYNVSIIIQKESEGFITLQGQLEDVMDACQQISEVMKPTFQRGYGRTEERERRSFPEEEIVRGLAKIGDRLYRTVLDREERAMVIGRGGENIKMMMEEHKIRFQGPKMDDDSNHCTIRRGEEDAIAFYYEVLDIIRNKREKDRQGQPEDAKDASPREEQGRKDFPEEEILQGLTKIGNRLYKTVLNRDQRAMVIGKGGENIKQLIADHDVHFQGPKMNGGSNDCTIRGEENDVINFYNDVIELINNKGQMNRRQDGHGRRQGGMTLGDFMC from the coding sequence ATGCTAGTCGATAAGGAATTCCGGGATGTCTTACGAGGACCACAAGAAGTAACCCTTAAAAGGTTGTTCAGAGAACTGAATGTTGGCATCTACATCCCGGACAATTCCGATGAGCGAAACTACATCACTATCTGTGGCCCACAGCAAAATGCCCTGAGAGCTGAGAGAACAATAACAGAACTGATTGAGGATGTCGAGGACTTTCCAAGGGATCAGGACATTCAACTGATGAGTTTGGACTGCTATGGATTCCATCTTCCAATCCAAGGCAGATTTCTTCTTCTCGCCCGCAGAGGATTTATgattgaagaaataaagaatctctATGGCGTTCAAATGGTCCTTCCCAAAGCCCACGAAAAGCGGGAAATCGGTTATCTATGCGGAGAATTGAACCAAGTGGTGAAAGCATTAAAACATGTCCAAGTCATCCTCGAAGAGGTCAGAGTGGACGACGGAGAAGTTACAATGGAAGGCCTGCACAGAGTAGCAGTAGGAAAGTATCGCTTCGATGTCGACCCAGAACACAAAGGACTCCTGGTTGGACCAGGTGGAGAAAATCTGAAGAGAATCGAAAGGAACTACAATGTTTCGATCATTATTCAAAAGGAATCTGAGGGATTCATTACATTACAAGGACAGCTGGAGGACGTCATGGACGCTTGTCAACAAATCAGCGAAGTCATGAAGCCCACTTTTCAGAGGGGCTATGGAAGAAcggaagagcgagagagaaggaGTTTCCCTGAGGAAGAAATAGTCCGAGGACTAGCAAAGATTGGAGATCGCCTCTACAGAACTGTCTTAGACAGAGAGGAACGGGCCATGGTCATTGGGAGAGGAGGCGAAAACATCAAGATGATGATGGAAGAACATAAAATTCGCTTCCAAGGACCTAAGATGGACGACGACTCCAATCACTGTACGATCCGAAGAGGCGAAGAGGATGCGATCGCGTTCTATTACGAAGTCCTTGACATCATCAGGAATAAAAGGGAGAAGGATAGACAAGGACAACCAGAAGACGCGAAGGACGCTTCCCCACGAGAGGAGCAAGGGAGAAAGGATTTCCCCGAGGAGGAAATCTTACAAGGACTTACTAAGATTGGAAATCGCCTCTACAAGACGGTCCTGAACAGAGACCAACGAGCAATGGTCATCGGGAAAGGAGGTGAGAACATCAAGCAGCTAATCGCTGATCACGACGTCCACTTCCAAGGGCCCAAAATGAACGGTGGCTCCAACGATTGTACAATCCGAGGAGAAGAAAACGACGTCATCAATTTCTATAATGACGTCATTGAACTCATCAATAATAAAGGACAGATGAACAGGCGGCAGGACGGGCATGGTCGGAGACAAGGTGGAATGACATTGGGAGATTTCATGTGTTAA